From the genome of Candidatus Manganitrophaceae bacterium:
TTATGGCGTGTTTTACACAAAAATGTCGTTCAATGTCCCATTTTGGGATTCTCTATTTCGCCCGCTTTTTATTCTAGTTATCGAGGCGATAGGCATTTGTTTCTAAAAATCGATTGAATCGGGTGTGCTCAGCGTAAAAAAGCAACCTCTATCTATTGGGCATACAGTTTGCTCTTTTGAGAAGCAGCGGTGTCGCATTTGATTATGAGCAAGGGCGCTCTTCACTTCAGGGATGTGGGGGCGCTTTTTTATTTCCAAATCAGGATCCCTGCTTTTTCTCCTTTTACGATTGACAGAAAAAATCAATATTGCTACGTTGTGGATCTCTATCGCTGGAATAGATTCAGACCGCCGGCGGTTCCGGTTTAAAAGATTAAGATCGCTCCCCGACCCGGTCGGGCATTTCTTTTTGTATAAGGACCTGGCTCATGAGCATTGATTGGAAGCGTTACGACCCCTGCGGTTTTTATGATGAGATGATCGATTTCCCCGGAGAGCCGCGCACCTTGGCGTCGGGGATGGTTGCCCATCTCCAGTCGCTCAGCTCCGACGAAATCCGCGCCCGTCAAAAGGCGGCCGAATCTGCGATCTTGGAAATGGGAATCACCTTTACGGTCTATAGTGAAGGGTCGAATATCGACCGTGCCTGGCCTTTCGACATCATTCCGCGGATTATCTCCCCGAAAGAGTGGAGCATGACCGAGGCGGGCCTGCAGCAACGGGTGCGTGCCCTCAATCTCTTCATCGGCGACCTTTACGGGAAGCAGCGGATTATCCGAGACGGCATTTTTCCGGCGGAGCTGCTCGCCCATTCCAAAAATTTCCGCCGCGAATGTGTCGGCATCCAACCTCCCCGGGAGGTCTGGGCGCATATTTGCGGCAGCGACCTGATCCGCGACGAGCAGGGAACCTTCTACGTTCTCGAAGACAACCTCCGGGTGCCCTCCGGGGTCTCGTACATGCTGGAGAACCGGGTCCTGACCAAGCAGGTCTTCGGCGAATTGTTCGAAAATTATAGCATTCAGCCGGTAGACGATTATCCAAGCCACCTCTTCGACATGCTCTCTTCGATCGCCCCGCACACCGATGAATTTCCAAAGATCGTCGTCCTCACCCCCGGGATCTATAATTCGGCTTATTTCGAACACTCCTTCCTGGCGCAGCAAATGGGCGCGGAGTTGGTGAGCGGTCCCGATCTGGTCGTCGGCGACGATGACTGCGTCTACATGAGCACCATCGACGGCTGGCAGAAGGTCGATGTCATCTACCGCCGAATCGACGACCTCTTTCTCGATCCGGAGGTCTTCAACAAAGACTCGGTCCTCGGGGTGCCGGGCCTGATGCGTGCCTGGCGCAAGGGGAATGTGGGCCTGGCGAACGCACCGGGCGCGGGGGTGGCGGACGACAAAGTGGTCTACGCCTTTGTGCCGCAGATTATCCGATACTATCTCGGTGAAGAGCCGATCATCCCCAACGTCCCGACTTATGTTTGCCTGAATGACCAAGACCGCAAATATGTCCTCGATTCTCTCGATCAGCTGGTCGTGAAGCCGGCCAATGAATCGGGCGGGTACGGCATGCTGATCGGGCCGACCGCCAGCAAGAAAGAGCTGGCGGAGTTCGCCGAGCGGATCAAGGCCGACCCCCGCAACTATATCGCTCAACCGCTGATCAAGCTCTCCACGGTGCCGACCCTCTGCGAGGATCGTGTGGAGCCGCGTCATGTCGATCTGCGCCCGTTTATCCTGCAGGGGGAGCGGATGTATGTGACGCCGGGCGGACTGACCCGCGTCGCTTTGCGGAAAGGGTCGACGGTGGTGAACTCCTCCCAGGGGGGCGGCAGCAAAGATACCTGGGTGGCGAATACGGAGGCGGTATGATGCTCTCCCGGGTGGCGGAGCGGGTCTATTGGGTGGCGCGCTACATCGAACGCGCCGAGAACAGCGCGCGTCTCGTCAACGCCTGCACCCACCAAATGCTCGATCTTCCCAAGGGGCTGGCGCCCGGCTGGCGGCAGCTCGTCGAGATCATCGGCGGCGGTCCCGGTTTCGAAGAAAACTATCAGACCTACAACGAGCACAATACCGTCAGCTTTTTGGTCGCCGACCGCTTCAGCCCCAGCTCCATCCTCGCGTCGGTCTCCTCGGCCAGAGAGAACATGCGGACCACCCGCGAGCTGTTGCCGACCGAGGCCTGGCTCCATTGCAACGAGCTTTATTTGTACGTCAACACCCACTCGCGCGAGGGGGTGCCGCGCCGCGGCCGCCACGCTTTCTTAAAAGAGGTCATCTTTCGCTGCCAGCAATTAAGCGGTCTCCTGGCCGGCACCATGAGCCACGATGTCGCCTACGACCTGGTCTGCTTGGGACGCAATCTGGAACGGGCCGACATGACGTCGCGCATCGTCGACAGCGCCATCTCCATCCTGATGCCGGGCCGGCGGACACCCGATCGGTATGACTCCCTTCTCTGGGTAAACGTGCTCAAATCCTCGAGCGGCTATCAGATGTATCGCCAACACATGCGCGGCCGGGTGGAGGGGACCGGGGTGGTGAAGTTCCTGCTGCAGGATCGGTATTTCCCGCGCGCCGTCGCCCACACCGTCGCCGCGGCGGAGGTGAATCTGCGAAATCTGCCGCGAAATGAGGCGCCGCTCGACCGTCTCTTGGTTTTGCGGGACCGGATCGATCGGGCCGACATCTATGAGATGAACTTTGTCGAAATGCATGAATTTATCGATCGGCTCCAGCTGACCCTCAATGAGATCCACAGCCAGATTTTTCATACCTGGTTCCATATTCAATACCCCATGCGCCGCGGCCAGACCCAAACGGCCAGGAGCTGATAAGGAGCTGAAATAGATGGCCATCAGGGTCGCACTCAATCACGTAACGTCGTATCGGTATGACCGCCCGGTCCACATTTCTCCGCATGTCATCCGCCTGCGGCCGGCCGTCCATACGCGAACGCCGATCGAGGCCTATTCGCTCCGCATTCGTCCGGAGAAACATTTTATCAACTGGCAGCAGGACCCCTTCGGCAATTATATGGCGCGGGTCGTCTTCTTGGAGCCGGCCGACGAGCTCTCTCTCGAAGTGGATGTCGTCGCCGAGATGACGGTGATCAATCCGTTCGACTTTTTCATCGAGGCCGAGTCGGAATACTATCCGTTCGTCTACCCGCCGCAGCTGCGGAAAGAATTGGTTCCCTATTTCGAAACGGAGGAAGTGGGCCCGCTGCTGCAGCTCTGGCTGAAAAAGGTCAGCGCCGAACGGGAAAAGACGGTCGACTTCCTCGTCCGATTGAATCAATCGCTCCAGCGCGACATCGCCTACCAGGTCCGGATGGAAACCGGCATTCAAAGCTGTGAAGAGACGCTCGGCAAGGCGATCGGATCGTGTCGCGACAGCGCCTGGCTGCTGGTGCAGATCTTGCGCCATCTGGGACTCGCGGCCCGCTTTGTTTCCGGTTATCTCGTACAGTTGGTGCCCGATGTGAAGAGCCTCGACGGGCCGGCCGGTCCTTCGGCCGACTTTACCGATCTGCACGCCTGGGCCGAGGTCTACCTCCCGGGCGCCGGCTGGGTCGGGCTGGATGCCACCTCCGGTCTCTTCACCGGCGAAGGGCACATTCCGCTCGCCTGCACCCCCGACCCGGCCAGCGCCGCGCCGCTGACCGGTTACACCGATCCCTGTAAAGTCACCTTCCACCATCGGAACAGGGTCACGCGGATTCATGAAGACCCGCGCGTGACCAAGCCGTATCGCGAGGAGCAGTGGTCGGCGATCGTGGCCGTCGGCCGTAAGGTCGACGAAGCGCTGACCGCACAGGATGTCCGCCTGACGATGGGGGGAGAGCCGACCTTCGTGTCGATCGACGAGACCAATTCGCCCGAATGGAACAGTGCCGCGCTCGGGGAGAACAAACGTCTCCTCTCCGGCCAGCTGCTCCGCCGGCTGGCGGGACGATTTGCCCCCGGCGCCGCGCTCCATTGCGGCCAGGGAAAGTGGTATCCCGGGGAGCCGCTGCCGCGCTGGGCGCTCGGCTGCTTCTGGCGGAAAGATGGAAACCCGGTCTGGCGGCGCGCCGAGCTGCTCTCTCTCGGGGAGAAGGACCACGGCCATGGAATTAAGGAGGCGCACCGCTTCGCGCTGGCGCTGACCCGGCGACTCGGCGCCGATCCGGAACATCTGTCGCCCGGTTATGAGGACACGTTGTATCACCTTTGGCGTGAGAGCGCCGTGCCGGTCAACCTCGACCCCCTCAAGGCGACCCTTCGCGATCCGCTGGAGCGCCGCTCCCTCGCCGGGATCTTGTCGCGCGGCCTCGACACACCGGTCGGGTATGTTCTTCCGCTCCATTGGGACCACGACAGTCAGGGATGGGAGAGCGCCCGGTGGACCTTCCGCCGCGAACAGCTCTTTTTGTTGCCGGGTGATTCCCCGATGGGGCTTCGGCT
Proteins encoded in this window:
- a CDS encoding circularly permuted type 2 ATP-grasp protein produces the protein MSIDWKRYDPCGFYDEMIDFPGEPRTLASGMVAHLQSLSSDEIRARQKAAESAILEMGITFTVYSEGSNIDRAWPFDIIPRIISPKEWSMTEAGLQQRVRALNLFIGDLYGKQRIIRDGIFPAELLAHSKNFRRECVGIQPPREVWAHICGSDLIRDEQGTFYVLEDNLRVPSGVSYMLENRVLTKQVFGELFENYSIQPVDDYPSHLFDMLSSIAPHTDEFPKIVVLTPGIYNSAYFEHSFLAQQMGAELVSGPDLVVGDDDCVYMSTIDGWQKVDVIYRRIDDLFLDPEVFNKDSVLGVPGLMRAWRKGNVGLANAPGAGVADDKVVYAFVPQIIRYYLGEEPIIPNVPTYVCLNDQDRKYVLDSLDQLVVKPANESGGYGMLIGPTASKKELAEFAERIKADPRNYIAQPLIKLSTVPTLCEDRVEPRHVDLRPFILQGERMYVTPGGLTRVALRKGSTVVNSSQGGGSKDTWVANTEAV
- a CDS encoding alpha-E domain-containing protein, with protein sequence MLSRVAERVYWVARYIERAENSARLVNACTHQMLDLPKGLAPGWRQLVEIIGGGPGFEENYQTYNEHNTVSFLVADRFSPSSILASVSSARENMRTTRELLPTEAWLHCNELYLYVNTHSREGVPRRGRHAFLKEVIFRCQQLSGLLAGTMSHDVAYDLVCLGRNLERADMTSRIVDSAISILMPGRRTPDRYDSLLWVNVLKSSSGYQMYRQHMRGRVEGTGVVKFLLQDRYFPRAVAHTVAAAEVNLRNLPRNEAPLDRLLVLRDRIDRADIYEMNFVEMHEFIDRLQLTLNEIHSQIFHTWFHIQYPMRRGQTQTARS